A window of the Candidatus Rhabdochlamydia sp. T3358 genome harbors these coding sequences:
- a CDS encoding transposase, translating into MKNQEKYNREFKINTVKLSRESSKSMSEIAHDLGVAKSTLYAWIQEYKEHGEDSFP; encoded by the coding sequence ATGAAAAATCAAGAAAAATATAACCGTGAGTTTAAAATAAACACTGTAAAGCTAAGTCGAGAAAGCAGTAAGTCTATGAGCGAAATCGCTCATGATTTAGGTGTAGCCAAATCTACCCTTTACGCGTGGATCCAAGAGTATAAGGAGCATGGAGAAGACAGTTTCCCTG